ATCGGCATTAGAAAACCACGTTAAAGCCCTCGGGTGGAAGCGCGTCGCACACAGGATCGACAGGTGGCCAAATTACAGCTTTTGATTACAAGCTGTCGCCGGGTTCGGCCCAGCATACTCGGCCACGCAGACAGTGTCCAGGAAAAGCGAAGGGCCAACGAAGGCACCACTTTAAGGACAGACACGTCACCAGACGCAGAAAATCTGTATTGTTAGCATAGGTTATTGTTACCGTATAGCGCCCATGACGTACGTGTGTGTTGTCCTTCGCGGTTGTATCTTCGAGCTGCTTTGACCATATGTTCTTAAGCAACCATCGACTGGCCCAATGAGTCCACCCGAAGGACACGTCGCAGTAAGTTATCAATTCTTGTGCCTGAATACAAAGGAGTGAACTTAAGCTCGCTTTTATTTCAGGTAAGATTGTCTTTTTGTTCGAGTGAAAAAGTTGCACGAACTGGTGCGCGCATTCACTTGCAAGCGTATACACAGTGCCATTACGTCAAGTTCGCGACGCCCACATTCAACCGAAGAACACTATTTAGAcgaaagaagcagaagaaaaaacaaagaaataagctCCGACGTTTGCCCTCGAGCTAAAGTAGAGCCTTGTTCTATATTTTAGCCTTACGTCTTAGAGCACACTAAAAGGGGGCTTGAAATGTGACGGCAATAACTTACGTCCTTCTTCGCCGGAGTCGCGATAATGCTGTAGGAATGCGGCAGCGTCCTCTCGGCCGCAGAGAGTTGCGAAAACTGCCAGTGACTGTTTCGTGAAGGGAAGCGCCAGTCTTAACACATTTGTGACGAAAGCAGGAGTTATCGGGTAATCTGCAGAGTGCATGTCGCAAATACGAAGCGCGGCCGTTGATACGAAATCAGAGCTGCGTTTGATGAGGTCCGCATTTGCTCATGTTGTACTGATCGCTTTGTCAGTGCTCATGGGGCAAAAAAGGGCTGACCAAGAGGCGGTATAGGGCAGTTTGAGAGTGCGATAACCTGGTGGAAGGAGCAAATCGAATGAAGGCGGTGGCACCACAGGCAGCAAAATACGTCATATGGATGCAACCGTTTCCTGTCActggtctgtgacaggaaacaattgcgtccatatggatcagtacacagtatggcgtggtgttgTGTTGTGTGGTGCGGTGGGGTGGGCCGTTTCGAACGTGCACTACAttcattttaagattgtggctagcatcacctccaaccaatctgctttgccggtagccatttcatgcctGCATCTACTCTCGATATAACGGtataaccagcaattttttttcattctctctttATTTATGTTGACCTAGCTCACGGCTCCATGCTCTGTTGCATGGCTATTATGGTGTTACTTCTTTTAAGCAGCTAAAAGATACGCGGGATGTAAAGCAGCTTTCTTTGCTAAATTTAAGCGCACGAAATTTACGACATAACCAACAATCTGTTAGCCTGTTTTGAATACAATTGATCCCCAATCGGCATCTTAACATCCAGAGACCTGGTTTTCTGATGATTGCCCTGATGCGCATTTCCCTGGGTATAATCGTAATACGATATGGCGAAGAAGCGGAAGGGGAGGTGGTCTGGTTATTTGTACGAAAGACCAACTGTACTACGAAACCACGATCGCAATACCCAAAAATTTATCCTCACTATAAACGTCTAACGATTAAATGCATGGGCACGATTATTATCCGTATGTGCAAAACTCCTTCTGGTTCCGTTGCCATGCTCTTAAATTGCCTTGAAACTGTTCTCGAGTGCTGTTGTCAGTCTATGGCTACCTGCCATCCTTCGTGGTGGCTTGAATATTGACGTATTATCAACAATTAACGGCTTCTCGGCCTTTGTGCTAAAATCAAAGCGCAGTGGTAGAATCAACAACTGCTAGCAAGCAAAATGTGACGATATTTTCTTTTCCTATGGACATTAAAATGTAATTAACACGCCGATGTGAATTACAGATGCCTCTGAAGCCCTGCTAGAGTTGTCATTTACAAACTATATAAACTATGCACGTGAATGCGATGCAGAGGTACTGATAGcacattacagcgaagctgtatatggctggcCGATttgtccgtctgtcgcctgttcaccgaaaactcctccggcgcaaccccgtgcgcatgcgcgcaaataaagaaaagagagagaggcgctCGATTGGCTGCGCCAATAGTAACGGCGTTGCTCTCCGTGGCggtcgagcgcgcgcgcagcagtttctattcggctccgaaatgggtaggccacgcgtcatacgcactcctgaggagcaggtagctttcaataatcaacgccgcgagcagaaccgggaacgaggtCGTCTACGCCGGGCCGAAgatgcagcccgggcacaagaacaggctcgtgccaGCGAGCACAGACAAAAAATGCGTACCGAtgatctggcagcctaccaagctgtcgGGATTAACTCAGTGATAAACCCCGGAGCCGAACGTTTCAGCTCCGCTGCATAACGATCTGTACGGAGTGTGCCTGGGCGGGGGTactaatgcgacagcgttaaggagctcgtgtcgcagaaaagccggtgtcggcggcgttggccgtgagcgagaaatccaggaaggcaattcataaataaaagcaacttgcaagatgggctgggtgggaatcgaaccatggtctccggagtgtgagacggagacgtaccactcagccacgagttcgatggttcaaatcatgacaaaagcgcctctagtgaatgcggtgttgccttagaaacgtgtcgtagaaagttatactgcggtgtatattggtaattatgagcatgtaaattacagacgcagttaaacgagtagcgaaatacgtttccgctacatttctgcggcgcttggcgcacacgcagagccaccttgcggcaaacacagaagaccccctcctcgcaatataaggcgctgccccgacaggtggcgcgccactcgcccgcgtaTCCTCTTCGTCtcatttgagcgcattggggccgtgcggggactgGTGCGAGGATGACCCAAAActcttgcgtttaataagttttctcgctctctccccttccaacttccagcgtgcgtcactcgaaccctcgcgTTTAGGCGACGCGGTTCCTCTTACCGCTCACAGCGCAAaacctaggtgcagcgtccgatgcgggacgcctctaaCGTGaccgctgcgccgtagcgcgtctggtgggaaagcgtcccctgcgatgtgtgccgtgctgctggcgaggagtcatgcgtctgcgtggtgctcctggaacaaataatcagaaaaaagttgtgctgtggacttagaagtgttgtatatgaaaactatgtctttgggtgactcaagagcatgccgagcgaataagtgggcggtgcgaacggggtgcgataacgctatcgcgttccactcttgaaggcgaagcttaagcatcctccaattttagTTTTTAAGTGAgcacttgctttctttttttcattaacgTCATGCTTGACCAGACAGCCAATGTACACAGAATACATCCGTCATGTGCGGAATGACATCTATGGGAAAAAAATTGAGGTTTTTAAATGTTTAGTAATCGCGCCCAGTACACCCGGCTCGCCTGGTCATTAAAGTCGGGGCTGGTCAGCCGGGCCTCCCACAACTCGACGTTTGATTCCTTGATGGACTGTACAGCGCTGCCGTCGCATATTCCCATAACATATGAATACAGATCAACTTATTTTTCGGTTTAGTTTACCTTTCCATGCCGCAACATAATTTTGTAACTTGCAGGTCTTGCCGACGGGTGGTGGTGGCAACACTGTCTTCCGGTTCGGAGGATCCGCGTGATGCTAGCCTGTTCGGGCATCGAGTTCGTGTCCCGCACAGCCTGGGGCGGCCGACCGCCAAAAGGCTGGGAGAAGCTCAAGGTTCAACCCGTGCCGCGCCTCTTCGTGCACCACACCAAAGGTCCGGAATGCTTCGACTACCGGAGCTGTTCGGAGAGGATGCGTCACTGGCAGAACTTCCACATGGACACTAGAGGTATATGTATAAGGCGACGTGAGCGGGAGCTGAGAGAGACATGGCCACGAGACAGACCGGTTTCGCGAGCCTCATATTACACCGCTGCCGTAGTGGAAACTGTCGAGGGTAGTCGAAACCCGTTTAATATGGTTTTCTTTGTGCCCCCTTAAAGGCCAAATGCAAGGAAATATAACTTTGCCTAAACTTTTCCTAAATGAGGAGCATATGTCACTAAAGCAATATTGGCAAAGCCAGAGGGCTGGCAATTGCAAATCAATTGCAATTGCAACAATTGCAattgttagcagcctttaaacagcacgtTGACCCGTGCACCTGGCAGTTGTCGCTATGACGTAAGTTCCGGCACACCGCCTCCGAGATATTTCTACGCGACGCAATTGGGCGGCCGTGGGTGCCGCCTTATATCAGAGATGACGCCGAGCAACCGCGCCCTCtaggtcatgcgtcacttccggcgagCGGTAATGGCGTTTTTTTTTCGGTTTCGGTATAAAGAAGTGGCTATTGTTGCGAGCTTTTTGGGGCGCTTACGCTTGTTATTGAAACGTAGAATTTTGCACGAAGGTTCTTGTATATCTATACAATGCTAAACTGGACTTTTTGCGTGGTCCaaaaaatttgttgcagttgaccTTTAAGGTTGCTCGAATAAACGCTTGCCGGTGGCACAGACAAGGGCAGCAGCGACAGAGGCATTCACATCCCACCCCACCTGTAAGATTTACAGCTCTGTATACTCCTGTTTGCCAAAACTCGAACCTTGTTATAACAAAATAATGGATATGGCGAAGTAAATGAATTTCCTCTTGAAATTCCCACAGAGGTCCATGCATTTAAAACCTCATTTTAACAAGGTGAAATTGCCTTACTAATGGATATAACGAGCCATAGATTCATCTCcgaaaccttaaaaaaaaaaaaaaaaaccgaccaTTGAGCGCCGTGTGCATCGTTTTGCGCGGCATTCGGCACTCGTTGACCACGGCAGTTCAACACGTTAACGCGCCCCCACGTTGAATACGTATTCGAGCAACACTGGTGTTACACTCTGCTGCGCATATCTGCGCATCTGCGCACAAGCAGCAGTTCACTATGGCACTTCTCcactgacctctctctctctctctctcttgcgttcCTGGCTGCACGGTTACGCACGGCGGTGAGAAATATTAGTGGATTGACTTCGGCGTGGAGCGCCGGGCCGGCAGACACGGCTaagcacggcctccgagatctgCCTGGCGCAATCTCGGGGGTCACGCGCAAGCCTGCGCGAGTCGCGCCATGCTGCGCGGCTACGCGCGGCGGTGTGAACGATTAGTGCATTCACTGCTCTCCCTGCGGCACGCCGCACAGGCAGCGGTAGCTGGGCCTCGCCTCAGAGACCTCTCCGACGCAGTCTCGGAGGTCACCGTCCAGACCGTGCATTCACTTCTCGCTCTCCATATGGCGCGCCGCGCGGGCTGGcagtggcctccgagatcgagtTGGCATCggtgtgatctcggaggccacgagccAGGCGAGCCAAGCCGTTGCGGCGAGGTTCGCCTACCTCGTCGATCACACAGTGGATCACTGTGTTGTGTGCCACATGCTGCTCGACCATGACTAGTCAAGTGTAAAGCAGCGGCTAAAAACCATCACAATGGAAGTGATGGCATCTATCTAAAGACTATCGCCTCAGCTGCCAAGTCGCGTGTTGCACACGCCGAGGATTCCTTTGTTTCTTTACTTAAGTTTCAGCGCATGCGTGGCCATGTAGCGTTTCCGCAGGCCCCAAAGCCGTCTTCTTATTTCTGTGTTTACAACTGTGCGccccataggggggggggggggggtgtataatGCAGTAAATGGCAAAAGTGGATTTAACGAAGTAACCGATATAACGCAGTACGTTCGGTTCCcctttcaacttcgttataagGAGGTTCGAGTTTATATCCTCACTTTCGGACTATTGCTGCGTGTCCGCGGCATCATTTGATACATGTTTCATGTGGTTGCGACATCTAGAAGTCACCTAACGGACCGTTCTTTTTCTCTGGAAACAGTTGCAAGATAGCCAGATCCCAGATACGCCAATCCTATGTGCAGTCGGCTAAGAAGACCGTGTCTTCAAACACCAATCGCTGTACGTATTCCGCAACGTCTCGCAGACTGGTTCGACCTCGGCTACAGCTTCCTCATTGGTGGCGACGGAAGGGTGTACGTGGCACGGGGTTGGGATGCAAGCGGCGCCCACACCAAAGGAAACAACGAAGACGCGCTCGCCGTGTCCTTCATCGGCGACTTCTCGCGCCACCTGCCGACACCACGGGCGATCGGGGCGCTCACTAGGCTCCTGCAATGCGGCGTCGCTCTGGTAAGGAAAAAAAGACATGCTACTCCACAAGATTACGGGACATATAGAGTTAGATTAGAGAGTTCCAGCCTGCCCCTAGAACTTATTATTGTTCGAAATATGGAATGCTGGATCCAAGGACATACGATGGATCGATGGATGAACGGATATGGCGACCAGGTCCTTGGTGAGCAGGCCAGAAAGCTTGTTATTTTTCCTTTTATTACGCTCTTATTATAGGCCCTAAAGCACCATTGGTCAACGAAAATTCTTTATTTGCCATAAAAGAGTTTGTAGAGTCCACAGAATGAAGGCATAGTTACAACGCGCCCGCCACACGGATTATCAGCTCCATCAAACAACTATAGCGGGAAAACAAGCTGTTCATCTCAGGCTCGCAGCTAAGAGCAGCGAGTCTCCTTGACGTTGGTACGCAACAATTGCCGGGAGCTTTTCGCACGTCATGGGAAACGTGAACGCGCAGTCATCTACTGCGTCGCAGTGGTTTCTGATCATCTAAACGAACGAATTGAGTCTGCTTGAGGGCGCTGCTATCCCATGCGCGTAGTCACGTGTTATTTTTCGCGTTTCGCGGGCATTCTGTCTGGCGAAAAAACATAAACGCGACGTGTACTATGCCAGAAGCGTCTCACTTGGATGTCTCTTACGATTCTTTACAACTCTCTAATTGACATCTTGACAATTGGAACAACAATTATAAGCTAGCTAGTTACTTTTAATGGAATATTGAATGTCGGCGTCTCACCATTACTGGCCGTTTCTCAACACGGCTTCGAACAACATTCCCCTTTTCTCATTCTCGTATAGAATGATCTGTCTTTCTTTAAAGCTTTGTGAGTGATAGCTGAGGCACCCTGTATGTGTCTGCGGACCTTTTGATCTCGATTTTGGATAAACAGTTGGTATACGGTGAGCGCTTGTACCATCTATGTGCGTGTtcttcttgtggtcgtctgtaTGTCGCGCATTAATCTAGTTATCTGTGCACCAACTGGCCGAGCAACGTGCTCTTCGTAATCGCCTCGTTTGTCGCAGGGCAAGATCCGCGCAGACTACACCGTGCACGGTCACCGCGACGCCAACTGCAGGACATGTCCGGGCGACGCCCTGTACGCCTACATCTCTCGGTGGAGGCGCTTCGGCGGCAGAGTCAACAACTACATCTGCGAGACGCCTGGTCACACCGAACCGAGCGTGCCCCACTGAGCCGACCCCGACGAAAATATTGGTCTCATAATGAAAATACTTCACCAACAAATATGCCCTTTCTTTAAATAACTCAGTTTCAGTCAAACCAGTCCGATGGCCCCTTATGGCTATGCTATAGGCCTTTGGTTATGCTATATGGCTATGCTATGGCTATGCTACGCTATACTATGACTATGCCTACAATTTCACAATTGTAGCAAAATGGTTATGCTATAACTATGCTGTAGCTATGAGAGAGCGTTTATCCCCAGCAAAGGCAGAGGTAGCTGGTCTTTGCATACTCTGGCTCCGGCGTTAGGTATCCAATGTCGCCGGCGCTCTCCTCGCAGACCCAGCtcacttcatttttctttcgtcGTTTCACAGAAAGCTACACATCTGTCTAGCTTTAACGCCTAAATTTTAGCAGCCAATGGCTGCACAGCTGCGACCGGGTAATCTTCGTGTGTGACGATCGACGCCGGACTTCAATAGCTTCAATGGCGAAGGCGTGGAGGCGGCTGCGCTAGCGGCGTTGCCTCGAAACGGAAACGGGCAGCAGACGACACATTCCGCGAGTCCTCGCTCTTTTGCTAGTCGCCTATTCAAGTCCATAGTTTCATGGTCATTTGCAAACAAGCAAAAAACGGCGGTGCAGGCCGAGTGCGTTAACATTTATTACAGAAAACGCGCTGTTATAATACGGAAGAGCAAATGGAACCGCTGAGTTCGTTAACAGTTATCACAGAAATTGCGCCGTTATAGTACGGAAGAGCAAATGCAGTAAACCCTGTTCCACGGTCGCCTAAGCGCGAAAGAACGGTGACCACGACAACTGTCTACAGTGAATTGGGCCGTACAGTCTCTTTTCACCACGCCaccatgggcgccgccatattttaTCACGTGGCGActcgtccattgcttgcctcagccgATCTCCCCTGCCTCTGCGTACAATAGCAGCACGCCAGCCGTGGTGGCTTGGCGGCAACGGCGTTACGCTAGAGAGTGTTAATTGGTCCGTAAACTTCCTGCTGTTTGCCGTATACCGGGTTCATGGACACGGGTATGGCAGCAACAACGCTTGCAGCGGCATCTGGTGGCGCAATGTCTAACCAGAGAGCATATGCGAAACCGATAGAGCAGTGACCTAAATATTCTACTTCACTGCTGGTGTAAAGCGCTGGTAGCGACATAATCGTTAGCGTCTTTTGATTTTATGTCGACGATAACACTGACGCGACAGAATTTTTTTTCCATAGTGTATACTTGGACAAAATGACACAAGATGTCGCTAGCAGCTTTGCTACTGCCGTTAGCGGCTACGGCAACTCGGCAATCCGTAAACGTCAAGAAGTATGCGGGCAAACTAACCCtttaagcaagaggtcgcgggatcaaatcccggccgcggcggccgcgttaggaagggggcgaaatgcaacatcGCCCGTGCGCCTTGCGTTGGGTGCACATTGAAGAtccccaggtggacaaaattaatccggagtccaacAACACAGCATGTCTCTTAATCAATTGCGagcttggcacgtaaaaccccagaattaaagtATTTTGTTAATCAAATGGCAGCGAACGACGCCGGTGCGGTGCTACAAGACGGTGTTTCGGCGTTTGTAGTCGACAGTTACTGCGCGAAGAGCAAGAGACTTTGTCCAAAGCTTCAGAAGACACGTAAATGTCACACATACATGCTTCCGTGCTCTTTACACCTTGCCCAAATGCTACGAAAACTGCAGTACGATGTGCGTACTAGAAGGCAGGTTTATATAGGCATCGTTTTTTGGGGCACGTATACATTATGCCGCCGTAATAAATCGGGATTACTGTTATTCGGTCACCgcctttttttaatatttattgcCAATGGCTTGTCAGTCATACATTGTCGCGTGTTTGATTCAAATTAAGCTTTTTTGGTGCGGTGTGGTTACGTTTATTTCTTTTCAACGCAATCGTGCCTGTGTCCATGGCACTTTGTGCCGCCGCCTCAGCTTAAAACATTCATGTCTTGACACTTTGTAGCAGCTCAAATAAAAGACGTAATATCGTTCGTCAAGAGATTACACTGTGGCTGGGGAAGAAACGTAGACTTTCGAACGTTCTTACGTATACCGCGTGTAAACCACTCACCGGTCGGCATACTTTTTAATGAGTGCACTAATATTTATACAATGCGTGACTGCGAGTCTCGGCGTGTTTCAGTGAATGTCGTTGAATGTTTGTGGAGAGCGGAAAAGCACTATTTACAAATGCGAGCTAGTGTCTAGACAAATTTGGGTGTTATCTGACATATTTGTTTCTTAACACGTTGCCTATGGTAAAAAAATAACCTCGAAATTGGGGCTGTTGCGCAAAGAAACAAGGACGAATAAAATGTGGCAGGACAGTAATAAAGTAAAGCAGGGTCAGCAGAAAGCCACTAACGAGTGGTACACCTTCTTCTTTTTTCGATACTTCTGCGTTGTGAACACGAGACAGTGAAAGCTGATCAGCTTTTAGTACAAAGAGCTATTGAATAATACTAAACTGTAGAATACCTTACAGCCTTCAAATTGAATAAAGGGTGTACATTATTTTACAGTGTTTAGTAGCCAATCTACTAACTATGAAGCAGCCTTACTCAAGCGTGTACGCGTAAAGCACATTTAGCAGACGAAAAACAATGTGTTGGATTTAGGGTCCTCAAACTACACACCTAGTGGGTTACGAGGGACTCGGTATAGTGCTGAGGCTCCGGAATCAATTTCGACCATCTGGTGTTTTTGAACGTGCACATAATCCTATGTACAGAagcgtttctctcactttctttttgcatCAAACCGAAATCCTAACACCCCCGCGCTACCGGCAATCAAACTGCTGCGGAGCCAACGCGGCGTGTTTTGAGGCAACGAATGGCTACACGTGGAGCAAGCGCCCTCTGTTTTTACTGAGCGAACTAACAGGTGAAAGAAAGGTCTAGAGACAAAAGTTGACTGGCATGCAGGGCCTCTTGCAGATACACAGTTATCTCGGCACCGACTAGCAATGACTCAGTACCATCGGGTAGCGAGTTCAATTTTTCTTTGATGCGAAGGACTTTCTTGACAAGCCGTGATTCGGCGGACGAGGCGGGGATGGGTGTGGGGGTGGTGGGTTAAGTCACAGTTTGTGCATTCGTGGTCGGAGTTGTTTCTGGTGTGCTGCTACACATTATACCAACCGCCGCTTTTTCATGGTATATAGATGTACACTTCCGGGTCCTCGGTGGCCCTCTCTAAGTACTCTTTGCCTACGAGGTCGTTGACTACTTTCTTGAGCTCAGCGGCAGTGGGAGTAAACCTTGCTCGAAGCTGGCTTACGACCTCGGCCGCGAGGTCGTTGTGGGATAATTTTTTGCGCGCCTTCATTATCCTCACGACGGCCGCTTCCGTAGCATACTTTCGCTCTTGACCTAGGTTGGCCACTAGTGACTTATCGTACTCCGTATGAGCGCAGTCCTTTTCACAGGACGGAATTTTCACTTTCTGCCCACTAGGCGTGAAGGCGTCATTGACGGCGAAGACGTGGTCTTTCTCGACCACCGCCGTGTCGGGCGTCTTGATAAGCAGTCGTTCGGAGGCCTTGCCCGTGCACAGCGAACTCAGGGCGTGAACGAGGTCCTTTTCGGGGATCTCCGTCTCGGTCGCGATCTCCTCGCAGGACATCCTGTCGCGGTTGTTGAACAGCATCAGTAAGCACATCTGGTACGTGGACACCTGGATGGTGAAGGCTTGGGTCTCGTTGGACGGCGTGTCCGCTTGACGAGACGAAGATGCCTCGTCCTGCCACGGCCCACGGAACATGGCCTTCATTTCTGCCCAGCCGAGATGCGGCTGCAAGGTCAGTCGCCGGCCATCGTGCTTGGCCATGTAGAACAGTCGGAACATTTCGAACGCGCTGCGTGGGGCGGCTGGAATGTTTATTTGCCGCGTGGCCACAGGCAGGGCCCAGAAGCCCGTTCTGAGCACGCGCACGTCCAAGTCGACTCCATGCGAACACAGGTCGCAGGAAGATAATATCGCCTTGAACTGCTTCATCAGGGTACCGGAAATGAGCAGGTCCTTGAACATGGTTTCTATCTTGTAGGTGAACTGGGAACCGCAAATGCTTCCGAGCTTGTTGACCATAGTCTTCTCCGCGTCGGCAGCAACGCCATCGTCGAGCAGCAGCCGATTGGCCAGGCGCTCCCTGTAGTGGAGCTCGAAAAGGTCCTTCTCCTGCAAGAACCGAAATATGGCCACAACCTTGTCCAGCAACTGGTCAATCTTCTGCT
The sequence above is drawn from the Dermacentor andersoni chromosome 7, qqDerAnde1_hic_scaffold, whole genome shotgun sequence genome and encodes:
- the LOC126534471 gene encoding peptidoglycan-recognition protein SD-like isoform X1: MTIQMREACQFNTIRRRLPVAVIVTAAVLWMTATPGLADGWWWQHCLPVRRIRVMLACSGIEFVSRTAWGGRPPKGWEKLKVQPVPRLFVHHTKGPECFDYRSCSERMRHWQNFHMDTRDWFDLGYSFLIGGDGRVYVARGWDASGAHTKGNNEDALAVSFIGDFSRHLPTPRAIGALTRLLQCGVALGKIRADYTVHGHRDANCRTCPGDALYAYISRWRRFGGRVNNYICETPGHTEPSVPH
- the LOC126534471 gene encoding peptidoglycan-recognition protein SD-like isoform X2; the protein is MLACSGIEFVSRTAWGGRPPKGWEKLKVQPVPRLFVHHTKGPECFDYRSCSERMRHWQNFHMDTRDWFDLGYSFLIGGDGRVYVARGWDASGAHTKGNNEDALAVSFIGDFSRHLPTPRAIGALTRLLQCGVALGKIRADYTVHGHRDANCRTCPGDALYAYISRWRRFGGRVNNYICETPGHTEPSVPH